One genomic region from Spirosoma sp. KCTC 42546 encodes:
- the holA gene encoding DNA polymerase III subunit delta, translated as MIPAVDALLKDIRNKRIAPVYLIHGDEPFYIDRIAEELEKVAVPVAERGFNQFVLFGKDTDAGAVLNYARRYPFMAERQLVLVKEAQQMNGINDKSTQTLFEDYALNPLSSTILMLCYTREDGKPALDERKAWVKAFGAKGKLLGVKKLYDNKIPDWVGEYCREQGAKVSPKACQLLADHIGNDLKRLASEIDKILINLHVGEEISAATVERLVGISKEYNVFELQKALTQRDVVKANQIVDYFGRNPKDNPLVVILAQLFGYFSKVLLVQASKDQTDKGLAPLLGVNPFFVKDYQSAARTFPLPKVAAIIHAIRRADAQSKGIDAPTMNESDILRELVFEVLH; from the coding sequence TTGATTCCTGCCGTCGACGCCCTGCTGAAAGACATCCGCAACAAACGGATTGCCCCTGTGTATTTGATTCATGGCGATGAGCCCTTTTACATCGACCGTATTGCCGAAGAGCTTGAAAAAGTGGCGGTGCCAGTTGCTGAGCGGGGTTTCAATCAATTCGTCCTGTTCGGGAAAGACACGGATGCCGGAGCCGTTTTGAATTACGCCCGACGCTATCCATTCATGGCTGAGCGGCAGTTGGTTTTGGTGAAAGAAGCCCAGCAGATGAACGGCATCAACGATAAATCGACCCAAACGCTTTTTGAAGATTATGCCCTGAATCCGCTCTCCAGTACAATCCTGATGCTGTGTTATACGCGTGAAGATGGAAAACCCGCCCTTGACGAGCGGAAAGCGTGGGTGAAAGCCTTCGGAGCGAAAGGTAAATTGCTGGGTGTCAAGAAACTCTATGATAACAAAATTCCTGATTGGGTAGGGGAGTATTGCCGCGAACAGGGGGCGAAGGTTAGCCCCAAAGCCTGCCAGTTATTAGCTGATCACATCGGCAATGACCTCAAACGGTTGGCGAGTGAAATCGACAAAATCCTGATTAACCTACACGTTGGCGAAGAAATCTCGGCGGCAACCGTTGAGCGACTGGTGGGAATCAGTAAAGAATATAACGTCTTTGAACTTCAAAAAGCCCTTACTCAGCGTGATGTTGTGAAAGCGAACCAGATCGTGGATTATTTCGGGCGTAACCCGAAAGATAATCCGCTGGTGGTCATTCTGGCGCAATTGTTCGGGTATTTTAGTAAGGTGTTGCTGGTGCAGGCGTCTAAAGACCAGACCGACAAAGGGCTGGCTCCTTTACTGGGGGTCAATCCGTTTTTTGTGAAGGATTATCAATCAGCCGCCCGTACGTTTCCGTTACCCAAAGTAGCCGCTATCATTCATGCCATCCGCCGGGCTGACGCGCAAAGTAAAGGTATCGATGCACCGACTATGAATGAAAGTGATATCTTGCGGGAGTTGGTGTTCGAGGTGCTGCATTAG
- a CDS encoding SPFH domain-containing protein has product MFILAIFAVFIVFLIIRSAGVTVAEGNVAVTTSWGRFERVLYPGYHGLTPFGESIFRQISVQNQSEELSFQAITLDQANVYFKTMLLYTVRDSEEETIKSVAFKFIDQRSFMQAMTRTIESSVRAFVGTQKQAEILSLRSEITQAVKANLDETLAGWGYHLLDLQINEMTFDQVITSSMAQVVASNNLRQAAINEGETMLIKRTKEAEAEGNAIRIAADAEKTAMQLRGQGTALFREEVARGVAHAARDITGAGLDPSFVSFLMWTETMKYIAREGKGNLLLMDASVQNQQQLLQELTSMQMSKGNQSIK; this is encoded by the coding sequence ATGTTCATTCTAGCCATTTTCGCCGTATTTATTGTGTTTTTAATCATCCGCTCGGCGGGGGTTACCGTAGCTGAAGGAAACGTAGCCGTCACCACTTCATGGGGCCGCTTTGAGCGGGTTCTCTATCCGGGCTACCACGGCCTGACTCCTTTTGGGGAATCCATCTTTCGGCAGATTTCTGTTCAGAACCAATCTGAAGAGCTTTCGTTTCAAGCCATTACACTCGACCAGGCAAACGTGTATTTCAAGACCATGCTGCTTTATACGGTTCGCGACAGTGAGGAAGAAACGATTAAGAGCGTTGCGTTTAAGTTTATCGACCAGCGGTCGTTCATGCAGGCCATGACCCGCACTATCGAAAGCTCGGTTCGGGCGTTTGTAGGCACCCAAAAGCAGGCTGAGATTTTGTCGCTACGTTCCGAGATAACTCAGGCTGTAAAAGCCAATCTGGATGAAACCCTGGCGGGCTGGGGCTATCATCTGCTCGATTTACAAATCAACGAAATGACCTTCGATCAGGTCATTACCAGCTCAATGGCACAGGTAGTAGCGAGCAATAACCTGCGTCAGGCGGCTATAAACGAAGGCGAGACGATGCTCATTAAACGGACCAAAGAAGCTGAGGCAGAAGGAAATGCGATTCGCATTGCGGCCGATGCCGAGAAAACAGCCATGCAGTTGCGCGGGCAGGGTACTGCACTCTTCCGCGAAGAGGTGGCCCGTGGGGTGGCCCATGCCGCCCGCGATATTACCGGGGCTGGCTTAGATCCCAGCTTTGTGAGCTTCCTGATGTGGACCGAAACCATGAAATATATTGCCCGTGAAGGCAAAGGCAATCTGTTACTCATGGACGCATCGGTGCAAAATCAGCAGCAACTGTTGCAGGAACTGACAAGCATGCAAATGAGTAAGGGCAACCAGTCTATAAAGTAG
- a CDS encoding S1C family serine protease codes for MKRFTIQVALLVVVSLAVANAQRTVYKKAIKAFVTVRTDIGFGSGFFIDSVHVVTNRHVIAGATSVTLIGSSLPRPIVVRQFAGLDSKNDVAILKTVGYQHPEPLYLANQPAEVAEAIFVIGSPEGFDATFSNGLVSGYRTSENRTRLLQFTAPISPGSSGGPVLNHRSEVVGVVVSQQKDGQNLNFAVPLDMLKAVRLGQLHPLEDIQINNEQEAFTLSRAYFEGGKAAFKQADFLRAEQFLRRSLTFDSTSNLAKIGLADALYSNKKDSTYWHSIRKAFVSLRPIRLREAGKLALSVLADSVRLESDLLGGAWLLIGRIRAEQQQYIQAMYAYRQFIAQSGSEEVETLIRAEYDTVSKLARKQQAEILLAQAKTAQPKDQAGLATKSIGYYPLSDAYYIRGTAWADQNQLLWALRDLDSCLLLNPDNQLGLFKRGYYRIQIQQPQLAVNDYLHFIDLNKNSWGAWCNFSVALLRLGRHADAELKADQAVRLAPKEALSWLNRAQARLGLGKIPLAIDDLNMVLKVDPKNETAKKLLKDTVSKL; via the coding sequence ATGAAACGTTTCACCATTCAGGTTGCCCTTCTGGTAGTTGTTAGTTTAGCCGTTGCCAACGCACAGCGTACTGTCTATAAAAAGGCCATCAAAGCCTTCGTTACGGTACGTACCGACATTGGGTTTGGGTCTGGCTTTTTTATCGATTCAGTTCATGTGGTTACGAATCGGCACGTGATAGCCGGTGCCACCAGCGTAACATTAATAGGCTCAAGTTTGCCAAGGCCGATTGTGGTTCGTCAGTTTGCCGGACTTGATTCGAAGAACGATGTAGCCATACTAAAAACCGTCGGGTATCAACATCCGGAGCCCCTGTATCTGGCGAATCAGCCAGCGGAGGTGGCCGAAGCGATTTTTGTTATCGGCTCACCTGAGGGATTCGATGCCACCTTTTCGAATGGGTTGGTGAGCGGCTATCGCACCAGCGAAAATCGGACACGACTCCTTCAGTTTACGGCCCCAATATCGCCGGGAAGCTCGGGCGGCCCAGTTCTCAATCATCGCTCCGAGGTGGTTGGTGTGGTCGTTTCGCAGCAAAAGGACGGACAAAACCTGAACTTCGCCGTTCCGCTCGACATGTTGAAAGCCGTTCGACTAGGCCAGTTGCACCCGTTGGAAGACATTCAGATCAACAACGAACAGGAGGCATTTACCCTAAGTAGAGCCTATTTTGAAGGAGGGAAAGCTGCCTTTAAGCAAGCCGATTTTTTACGGGCCGAGCAGTTTCTGCGTCGATCGCTTACGTTCGATAGCACCAGTAATCTGGCAAAAATTGGGCTGGCCGATGCCCTCTACTCCAATAAAAAAGATTCGACCTACTGGCATTCGATCCGAAAAGCATTTGTATCACTGCGCCCGATCCGGCTACGCGAAGCTGGCAAATTAGCCCTATCGGTACTAGCCGATTCAGTCAGACTGGAGAGCGATCTTCTGGGTGGAGCCTGGCTTTTAATTGGCCGCATCCGGGCAGAGCAGCAACAGTATATTCAGGCCATGTATGCCTACAGGCAGTTTATTGCCCAATCAGGCAGCGAAGAAGTAGAGACGCTGATCCGTGCCGAGTATGATACGGTAAGTAAACTGGCGCGGAAACAACAGGCAGAAATACTCCTTGCCCAGGCAAAGACGGCCCAACCCAAAGATCAGGCTGGGTTAGCCACAAAATCTATTGGCTACTACCCCCTGTCCGATGCCTATTATATACGAGGAACAGCATGGGCCGATCAAAACCAGCTACTCTGGGCGCTTCGGGACCTGGATTCGTGTCTGCTGCTAAATCCTGACAATCAATTGGGGTTGTTCAAACGCGGCTATTACCGCATCCAGATCCAACAACCTCAACTAGCCGTTAACGACTACCTTCATTTTATTGACCTCAATAAAAACTCCTGGGGTGCCTGGTGCAACTTCAGTGTTGCACTACTTCGACTGGGCCGCCATGCCGATGCGGAACTGAAAGCCGATCAGGCGGTGCGCCTGGCCCCCAAAGAAGCATTAAGCTGGCTAAATCGGGCACAGGCGCGGTTGGGCCTTGGTAAGATTCCCCTGGCCATCGACGACCTGAACATGGTTCTCAAAGTCGACCCTAAAAACGAAACGGCTAAAAAACTGCTCAAAGACACCGTCTCTAAGCTCTAG
- a CDS encoding histidine kinase, whose amino-acid sequence MRQLYTQMQTSASLASRSFYLPQRQDWAYWLVAFLIFYIDQVSIWGWKLNQGFGSALLNVGLGVLVAYPHLYWFDRFYGKHMGWYFAGLGFLGFVDSTLYWWIANIPIDSAPYVLLDITPTSSNDRAGLNESPIGWVGKYLGEVGQSVARNRPSDNHTIWIRNFPEAIIIMWSLTVVHRRKTLADVRHELEHQNQQLDLQNHQLELTIAHNRLLYDNFMRRMEPHFLFNIIDSLHTRARGNPDLQETIVQIRDFMSYVIKNSREQEFMEGVPLLDEVDFLNKLISFRDEKAKRQGLQPLITFDFRANMSNPVRVPPMIFAEFVDNSFKYGVEKYGRDYLASLLQTVPLPVPYVKIELFIETTHTYFSVQNNVSESAESVAVSTGEGLPNIRERLRLFYGARFRDDDLLVKTENGHFYVALHLNN is encoded by the coding sequence GTGAGACAGCTGTATACGCAGATGCAAACAAGTGCTTCGTTGGCAAGTCGGTCGTTTTATTTGCCTCAGCGCCAGGACTGGGCGTACTGGCTGGTTGCTTTCCTGATTTTTTACATCGACCAGGTGTCGATCTGGGGCTGGAAACTCAACCAGGGGTTTGGTTCCGCTCTGCTAAATGTGGGATTAGGCGTACTGGTCGCTTATCCGCATCTGTACTGGTTCGACCGATTCTACGGAAAGCATATGGGCTGGTATTTTGCTGGATTGGGGTTCCTGGGTTTTGTTGATAGCACACTGTACTGGTGGATTGCTAACATTCCAATTGATAGTGCGCCTTATGTTCTGCTCGATATTACGCCCACCAGCAGCAATGACCGGGCTGGGTTGAATGAATCGCCCATCGGCTGGGTTGGGAAGTATTTAGGGGAAGTTGGGCAGTCGGTAGCTCGAAATCGGCCGTCGGATAATCATACTATCTGGATTCGGAATTTTCCGGAAGCCATCATCATTATGTGGTCGCTGACGGTGGTTCATCGCCGTAAAACTCTGGCCGATGTTCGGCATGAACTGGAACATCAGAACCAGCAGCTCGATTTGCAAAATCACCAGCTTGAGCTCACAATTGCCCATAATCGGCTGCTCTACGACAATTTTATGCGTCGGATGGAGCCCCATTTCCTGTTCAATATTATTGACTCCCTGCACACGCGTGCACGTGGTAACCCCGACTTGCAGGAAACCATTGTTCAGATTCGGGACTTCATGAGTTATGTGATCAAAAATAGCCGTGAACAGGAGTTTATGGAGGGGGTTCCATTATTGGACGAGGTCGATTTTCTGAATAAACTCATCAGCTTTCGTGACGAAAAAGCGAAACGACAAGGCTTACAGCCACTAATCACCTTCGATTTTCGGGCCAACATGAGCAACCCGGTGCGCGTACCGCCCATGATCTTTGCCGAATTCGTGGATAATAGTTTTAAGTATGGCGTGGAGAAATATGGCCGCGATTATTTAGCCTCGCTTCTGCAAACGGTTCCCCTGCCGGTACCTTACGTCAAAATTGAGTTGTTTATCGAAACTACACATACCTATTTCTCCGTGCAGAACAACGTGTCCGAATCGGCCGAATCGGTGGCAGTCAGCACTGGCGAGGGGCTTCCCAATATTCGAGAGCGTTTGCGGTTGTTCTATGGCGCTCGTTTTCGAGATGACGACCTGTTGGTAAAGACCGAAAATGGTCACTTTTACGTAGCCCTTCATTTAAACAACTGA
- a CDS encoding LytTR family DNA-binding domain-containing protein, whose translation MFNVLVVDDELSGRQRIIDFSDNHPELSLTIRWECANIREAAAVIGQYRSDISLIIMDSEMDGNRRQGVDFLLTQRLMNVQLPPTILLSSHPDLGDSADEAEVRYMTKPFSEGRLVAVIRKLLRLENDESIEFHYEKDGLMGPQHVLLRDIVLIRATNTVGYDAVKILTVHQQEFLVKASRNNTAPVHTLSFYTESYKAAGLVRVNRSEVVNVARVTFVSYNTVSLILEGYARSIDINEQYRDAFLAERKKRN comes from the coding sequence ATGTTTAACGTTTTAGTCGTCGATGATGAATTGTCGGGTCGACAGCGTATCATTGATTTTAGCGACAACCATCCCGAGCTCTCGCTTACCATTCGCTGGGAGTGTGCCAATATCCGCGAAGCAGCTGCTGTAATCGGGCAGTACCGGTCGGATATTTCACTAATCATTATGGATTCGGAAATGGATGGCAACCGGCGACAGGGGGTCGATTTTCTGCTCACGCAACGGTTGATGAACGTCCAGCTACCGCCCACGATTCTACTCTCCAGTCACCCTGATTTAGGCGACTCGGCCGATGAGGCCGAAGTGCGCTACATGACCAAACCGTTTAGCGAAGGCCGATTGGTAGCCGTGATCAGAAAACTGCTACGCCTGGAAAATGACGAATCCATTGAGTTTCATTACGAAAAGGATGGCCTTATGGGCCCACAACACGTATTGTTGCGGGATATTGTCCTGATTCGTGCCACCAATACGGTAGGGTATGATGCCGTAAAAATCCTGACCGTACACCAGCAGGAGTTTTTAGTAAAGGCTTCCCGCAACAATACTGCGCCAGTTCATACCCTGAGTTTTTATACTGAAAGCTACAAGGCAGCCGGATTAGTGCGGGTCAACCGGAGCGAAGTGGTCAATGTAGCCAGAGTAACTTTTGTGAGCTATAACACCGTTTCGCTGATTCTGGAAGGCTATGCCCGCAGTATAGACATTAACGAGCAATACCGGGATGCGTTTCTGGCCGAGCGAAAAAAGCGGAATTGA
- a CDS encoding TonB-dependent receptor, translating to MTSGLAQSAECTATVSGTIVGSGHHEPLTGATVYVRELATGTVADSSGSFRIEHLCPGTYTLVYQFVGYKTKELAVRVGADSSTAAASVQLIPDSQTLQEVVVTEHRSEAQQLLQTQVSLSGAALDQTRGQSLGESLKSLAGLYSIQTGPSISKPVIHGLYSNRIIILNNGIRQEDQQWGTEHAPQVDQFLASRLTVIKGAASIRYGSDAIGGVILVEPKPMPTQPGMGGELNIVGGTNGGLGVASGMLEGAFDKKLAGLSWRLQGTLKRSGYVRTPNYYLENTSYHENNVSGDVHYDHRNWGAEVFYSQFDTKVGLFTGAQVGSLADLYAAISNPQPLVQPNFSYALGRPYQDVQHDLLKARAYVHGPKGGTLTATFARQQNTRREYDYVSFSGALNPELYLKLVTHTTDLVWEHAPIKTKSAGQWSGSVGFNGITQGNVRQYLFLIPNFRNYGAGLFAIERYAVGPWTVEAGLRYDYRWLRAYFLDDATKQTYHETHNWQNANGSLGVAYQLRPALTLTANLSTAWRAPNVADLYSNGLHQSAVAYERGNPNLKPEQAYNGNLVLAYAGKRLSGEIGVYNNLINNYIYLKPDSVPIIRQRGAFPSYTYTQLQATFRGIDATLTYKLTDQLTLATKNSLLYAYNQTDHGYLVFIPPNRSDNSLRYDWSKVEKLSNLYISVTGLYVARQNRAPAVTSRQENGQIIFTGDFAAPPPAYFLLGAELGFMAQVGRHPMSVSISGTNLANVAYRDYLNRFRYFADEPGRTIMLKVKLPFSVGKRS from the coding sequence GTGACATCAGGACTGGCGCAGTCGGCTGAGTGTACGGCTACGGTAAGCGGGACGATTGTCGGTAGTGGGCATCATGAGCCATTGACGGGGGCTACCGTATACGTACGTGAACTAGCAACGGGTACTGTAGCAGATTCGAGTGGTTCGTTTCGAATTGAGCATCTATGTCCGGGTACCTACACGCTTGTTTATCAGTTTGTAGGCTACAAAACGAAAGAATTGGCCGTTCGCGTTGGGGCCGATTCATCGACCGCTGCCGCTTCGGTGCAACTTATTCCCGATAGCCAGACATTGCAGGAAGTTGTGGTAACTGAACACCGGTCCGAAGCCCAGCAATTACTGCAAACGCAGGTTAGTTTGTCAGGTGCAGCGCTCGATCAAACGCGAGGGCAGTCATTGGGCGAGAGTTTGAAATCGCTCGCGGGCTTATATTCCATTCAAACGGGTCCCAGCATCTCTAAGCCCGTTATTCACGGCCTCTACAGTAATCGGATCATAATTCTGAACAATGGCATTCGGCAGGAAGATCAGCAATGGGGCACCGAACATGCCCCCCAGGTCGATCAGTTTCTGGCGTCGCGGCTGACGGTTATTAAGGGAGCCGCCAGCATCCGGTATGGTTCCGATGCCATTGGCGGGGTAATTTTGGTGGAGCCCAAACCCATGCCTACACAACCGGGAATGGGTGGCGAACTAAACATAGTAGGAGGGACCAACGGGGGGCTGGGTGTGGCATCGGGAATGCTGGAAGGCGCTTTTGATAAGAAACTAGCGGGGTTAAGCTGGCGGTTACAGGGAACACTCAAGCGGTCGGGTTATGTACGAACGCCCAACTATTATCTGGAGAATACCAGTTACCACGAAAATAACGTTTCGGGCGATGTCCATTACGATCACCGAAATTGGGGAGCAGAAGTGTTTTATAGTCAGTTCGATACCAAAGTGGGGCTCTTTACGGGGGCTCAGGTAGGTAGTTTGGCCGATTTATACGCAGCCATTAGCAATCCACAGCCACTGGTTCAGCCGAACTTCTCGTATGCGCTTGGCCGTCCCTATCAGGATGTTCAGCATGATTTGCTGAAAGCGCGGGCCTATGTTCACGGCCCTAAAGGGGGAACATTGACGGCAACTTTTGCCCGTCAGCAGAATACCCGTCGAGAGTACGATTACGTCTCATTCAGTGGGGCACTGAATCCTGAATTATATCTCAAATTGGTTACGCACACCACCGATCTGGTTTGGGAACATGCGCCCATTAAAACGAAATCAGCGGGGCAGTGGTCGGGGAGCGTTGGATTTAATGGAATTACCCAGGGGAACGTTCGGCAGTACTTGTTTTTAATCCCGAATTTCCGAAACTATGGCGCTGGTCTCTTTGCTATTGAACGCTACGCCGTTGGGCCCTGGACGGTAGAAGCTGGATTGCGCTATGATTATCGGTGGCTGCGGGCTTACTTTCTGGATGATGCAACCAAACAGACTTACCATGAAACCCATAACTGGCAGAACGCAAATGGCTCACTGGGTGTAGCCTATCAGCTGCGCCCTGCGCTAACCCTGACGGCCAACCTCAGTACTGCCTGGCGCGCGCCCAATGTAGCCGATCTGTATTCGAATGGGTTGCACCAAAGCGCAGTCGCCTATGAGCGGGGCAATCCGAATCTAAAGCCTGAGCAGGCATATAATGGCAATCTCGTGCTGGCTTATGCAGGCAAGCGACTAAGCGGAGAAATTGGGGTTTATAACAACCTCATCAACAATTACATCTATCTCAAACCCGATTCGGTGCCCATTATCCGGCAGCGGGGCGCGTTCCCATCTTACACCTACACGCAGCTACAGGCTACATTTAGAGGTATCGATGCCACGTTGACCTATAAATTGACGGATCAGCTAACACTAGCGACCAAGAACTCCCTGCTCTATGCCTATAATCAGACCGATCATGGGTATCTGGTATTTATTCCGCCCAATCGATCTGACAACAGCCTGCGATACGACTGGTCGAAGGTAGAAAAGCTATCGAATCTATATATATCTGTAACGGGATTGTATGTAGCACGCCAAAACCGAGCCCCCGCCGTGACCTCCCGACAGGAAAATGGGCAGATCATCTTTACCGGTGACTTTGCGGCCCCTCCACCCGCTTATTTTCTACTCGGAGCCGAACTGGGATTTATGGCACAGGTGGGCCGCCATCCGATGAGTGTTAGCATAAGTGGCACCAACCTGGCCAATGTGGCTTACCGCGATTACCTGAACCGCTTCCGATACTTCGCCGATGAGCCGGGTCGTACTATCATGCTCAAAGTCAAATTACCCTTCTCAGTGGGCAAACGCTCCTGA
- a CDS encoding dienelactone hydrolase family protein, producing the protein MSRHNSIQALAQSKNRQRKELYQLLGKLPDRRRPITVELISTQETDELITEKLLLDINGLEKVPAYFTKPKNRTGKLPLILFNHSHFGQYGVGKDEFVKGRPEMQKPPYALALGRAGYAGLCIDSWCFGERQGRGEMDTFKEMLWNGQVLWGMMVYDHIRALDYLSTRPDVDVRRIGTMGMSMGSTMAWWLAALDERINVCVDLCCLTDYQALLEAKGLGLHGIYYYVPSLLTQFTTAQINGLISPRPHFSLAGRFDQLTPLAGLEKIDEQLTKVYQQDGAPTAWKLTIYETGHQETEGMRADIMAFYRQWL; encoded by the coding sequence ATGTCCAGACATAATTCCATACAGGCGTTAGCACAGAGTAAGAACAGGCAACGGAAGGAACTGTACCAACTGTTAGGAAAACTTCCTGACCGCCGACGTCCGATTACGGTAGAACTTATCTCAACTCAAGAAACTGATGAATTGATAACCGAGAAACTCCTTCTGGATATAAACGGGCTGGAAAAGGTACCGGCCTACTTTACGAAACCCAAAAACCGAACGGGTAAATTACCCCTGATTTTATTTAACCATTCACATTTCGGCCAATACGGAGTAGGAAAAGATGAATTTGTGAAGGGACGACCTGAGATGCAGAAACCGCCATATGCCCTGGCGTTAGGGCGAGCAGGTTATGCGGGCTTATGTATTGATAGCTGGTGCTTTGGCGAACGACAGGGGCGTGGAGAAATGGATACCTTTAAAGAAATGCTCTGGAATGGTCAGGTATTATGGGGCATGATGGTTTACGACCATATTCGGGCACTGGATTACCTATCAACCCGGCCAGACGTTGATGTCCGCCGGATAGGTACCATGGGAATGTCGATGGGCAGCACGATGGCCTGGTGGCTGGCCGCTTTAGACGAGCGAATCAACGTATGTGTTGACTTATGCTGCCTGACCGATTATCAGGCGCTTTTAGAGGCAAAAGGCCTTGGTTTACACGGCATCTATTACTACGTTCCCAGCTTACTAACTCAGTTTACCACCGCGCAAATCAACGGGCTGATCTCACCACGCCCTCACTTCAGTTTAGCAGGCCGATTCGATCAGTTAACCCCGCTGGCAGGGCTTGAAAAAATTGATGAACAGTTAACGAAAGTTTATCAACAGGATGGAGCGCCAACCGCCTGGAAGCTTACAATTTATGAAACTGGTCACCAGGAAACAGAAGGGATGCGAGCTGATATAATGGCCTTTTATAGACAATGGTTATAA
- a CDS encoding sugar phosphate isomerase/epimerase encodes MDTHTPAPDRRTFLKTAVASLPLLATAGTMPLAVWQVGSSTAKSRLLKLSCNLYSFNEPLMSGQMSLNEVLKFCSDLGFTAVDPTAYYLSNYPALPDDHYIYQIKRAAFRLGLDISGTGVRNDFTIPDLTRRKAEVTLVQKWTDVAARLGAPVIRIFAGTGKELPVGYKREEVTTWVVDAIRECTEYAARKGVMIVVQNHADFIQTADHILDIIRQVNSDWLAVNLDIGSFKIGDPYQQIARVAPYAATWQLKENLFVNGKEVETDLTKIMQIVRESGYRGYLPIETLGKGDPREKVPAFYEKVKKAVAVSE; translated from the coding sequence ATGGATACGCATACGCCAGCGCCAGACAGAAGGACATTTCTCAAAACCGCGGTTGCCAGCCTCCCCCTGCTGGCAACCGCAGGCACAATGCCACTAGCGGTGTGGCAAGTTGGTTCATCAACGGCTAAGTCCAGGCTTTTAAAGCTGAGTTGTAACCTCTATTCGTTCAATGAGCCCCTTATGAGTGGACAGATGTCTCTCAATGAGGTTCTGAAATTTTGTTCCGATCTGGGTTTTACGGCAGTCGACCCCACAGCCTACTATCTCTCAAACTACCCTGCCTTACCTGATGACCACTATATATATCAGATCAAACGAGCAGCGTTCAGACTAGGCCTCGATATTAGTGGTACAGGTGTTCGTAACGACTTTACAATACCCGACCTCACCCGCCGAAAAGCGGAGGTTACCTTGGTTCAGAAGTGGACTGATGTGGCAGCTCGACTGGGAGCTCCCGTTATCCGGATTTTCGCAGGTACGGGTAAAGAACTTCCAGTGGGTTATAAACGGGAAGAGGTTACGACCTGGGTTGTTGATGCCATTCGGGAATGCACGGAATACGCTGCCCGGAAAGGCGTGATGATTGTGGTGCAGAACCATGCTGACTTTATCCAGACAGCCGATCATATCCTGGATATTATTCGGCAGGTCAACTCAGACTGGCTGGCCGTCAACCTGGATATTGGTAGTTTTAAAATCGGTGATCCCTATCAACAAATTGCCCGAGTAGCGCCCTATGCGGCCACCTGGCAACTCAAAGAAAATCTGTTTGTAAATGGCAAGGAAGTGGAAACCGATCTGACTAAAATTATGCAGATTGTTCGCGAATCGGGCTACCGGGGTTATCTGCCCATAGAAACGCTTGGCAAAGGTGATCCGCGCGAAAAAGTACCGGCCTTTTACGAAAAAGTAAAAAAAGCGGTAGCAGTAAGTGAGTAA